A part of Notolabrus celidotus isolate fNotCel1 chromosome 21, fNotCel1.pri, whole genome shotgun sequence genomic DNA contains:
- the atp5f1c gene encoding ATP synthase subunit gamma, mitochondrial isoform X1 encodes MFARTSALVFSPQCGQVRNMATLKDITIRLKSIKNIQKITKSMKMVAAAKYARAERQLKPARVYGTGALSLYEKAEINVPEEKAAKHLLIGVTSDRGLCGAIHSNVAKAIKSEIAILTGAGKEVMVVNVGDKLRGILHRTHGSHIMLNCKEMGRKPPSFADASIVATELLNSGYEFDKGSVIFNRFRSVISYKTDRKPLYSDESVANAESMGVYDDIDADVLRNYQEFAMVNIIYLAMRESSTSEQSARMTAMDSASKNASEMIDKLTLTFNRTRQAVITKELIEIISGAAAL; translated from the exons ATGTTCGCCAGGACCAGCGCGTTGGTGTTCTCCCCACAATG tgGGCAGGTCAGGAACATGGCCACCTTGAAGGACA tCACCATCCGGCTGAAGTCCATCAAGAACATCCAAAAAATCACCAAATCCATGAAGATGGTGGCCGCTGCCAAGTACGCCCGTGCTGAGAGGCAGCTGAAGCCCGCCAGAGTCTACGGCACCGGCGCTCTCT ctctgtacGAGAAGGCCGAGATCAATGTCCCGGAGGAAAAAGCCGCCAAGCACCTGCTCATCGGCGTGACTTCTGACCGTGGACTCTGTGGAGCCATCCACTCCAACGTCGCCAAGGCCATCAAGAGCGAGATCGCCATTCTGACCGGAGCCGGGAAGGAAGTAATGGTGGTCAATGTGGGGGACAAGCTGAGAGGTATACTGCACAG AACTCATGGAAGCCACATCATGCTGAACTGTAAGGAGATGGGCCGTAAGCCCCCGAGCTTCGCCGACGCCTCAATCGTCGCCACCGAGCTGCTGAACTCCGGATACGAGTTCGACAAGGGATCCGTCATCTTCAACAGATTCAG GTCCGTGATCTCATACAAGACTGACAGGAAGCCTCTGTACTCCGACGAGTCCGTCGCTAACGCAG AGAGCATGGGCGTGTACGATGACATCGATGCTGATGTGCTGAGGAACTACCAGGAGTTCGCCATGGTCAACATCATCTATCTGGCTATGAGGGAGTCCTCCACCAGCGAGCAGAGCGCCAGGATGACCGCCATGGACAGCGCCAGCAAGAATGCCT ctgagaTGATTGACAAGCTGACCCTCACTTTCAACCGTACCAGACAGGCCGTCATCACCAAGGAGCTCATTGAGATCATCTCCGGAGCCGCCGCTCT ataa
- the kin gene encoding DNA/RNA-binding protein KIN17, which produces MGKADFLSPKAIANRIKSKGLQKLRWYCQMCQKQCRDENGFKCHCMSESHQRQLLLASEDPNKFMDYFSDEFKNEFLELLRRRFGTKRVHNNIVYNEYISDREHIHMNSTQWETLTDFTKWLGREGFCKVDETPKGWYVQYIDRDPETIRLQEEQARRKKQELDDEERSAKFIEEQVRRGRDSKETEETPVFTELIRESEEEKVAFNLGASSSVAGPSKPSSSLGASALKAAASATKRKEPSSGSDFRSEKKKKSALEEIKEMEEKRKMKQSVKTDYWLQPNIVVKVVTKRLGEKYHKKKAVVMEVRDRYGAVVKMVDSGDKLKLDQNHVETVIPAPGKRVMILNGPHRDTEAVLEGIDEKHFSASLTLDSGQQRGKRVDIAYEDFSKLA; this is translated from the exons ATGGGGAAGGCTGATTTTCTGTCTCCTAAGGCCATAGCCAACAGAATTAAATCGAAAGGGCTCCAGAAGTTGAGGTGGTATTGTCAGATGTGTCAGAAACAATGTCGAGATGAG AATGGGTTTAAATGTCACTGCATGTCAGAGTCTCATCAGAGGCAGCTGCTTCTGGCCTCGGAGGACCCAAACAAGTTCATGGACTACTTCTCAGA TGAGTTTAAAAACGAGTTCCTGGAGCTGCTCAGGAGACGGTTTG GGACCAAACGTGTGCACAACAACATCGTGTACAACGAGTACATCAGTGACAGAGAGCACATCCACATGAACTCCACTCAGTGGGAGACCCTCACCGACTTCACCAAGTGGCTCGGCAGAGAAG GTTTCTGTAAGGTGGACGAGACCCCTAAAGGCTGGTACGTCCAGTACATCGACCGCGACCCCGAGACCATCcgcctgcaggaggagcaggcgAGGAGGAAGAAGCAGGAGCTGGATGACGAGGAGCGCAGCGCCAAGTTCATCGAGGAGCAGGTCCGCAGAGGCCGAGACAGCAAGGAGACGGAG GAAACTCCAGTTTTCACGGAGCTGATTCGTGAGAGTGAAGAAGAGAAAG ttGCGTTCAACCTGGGTGCTTCCTCGTCTGTTGCCGGTCCCTCCAAACCCAG TTCTTCCCTCGGTGCCAGCGCTCTCAAAGCGGCGGCATCCGCCACCAAAAGGAAAGAGCCGTCCTCGGGTTCAGACTTCaggtcagagaagaagaagaagtctgctCTGGAGGAGATCAAAGAG atggaggagaagaggaagatgaagcaGTCGGTGAAGACGGATTATTGGCTGCAGCCGAACATTGTGGTCAAAGTCGTCACGAAGAGGCTGGGAGAGAAGTACCACAAGAAGAAGGCTGTCGTCATG GAGGTGAGAGACCGATACGGAGCCGTGGTGAAGATGGTGGACTCTGGAGACAAACTGAAACTGGATCAGAACCATGTGGAGACGGTCATACCCGCTCCAG GTAAACGAGTCATGATCCTGAACGGTCCACACAGAGACACCGAGGCCGTGCTGGAGGGGATCGACGAGAAACACTTCAGCGCTTCACTCACGCTCGACTCT GGTCAGCAGAGAGGAAAGCGAGTGGACATCGCCTACGAGGATTTCTCAAAACTGGCCTGA
- the itih2 gene encoding inter-alpha-trypsin inhibitor heavy chain H2, giving the protein MRRLLLLVLGLVLLHEGRCFEFVIDGEWENEATHVHDRQERHKRAILTSEEQEDFEAIRGDDITVKSYKVESRITSRFAHTTVRSSVVNSGSKAQSIGFNVQIPKRAFITNFTMNVNGITFVGSVKEKTVARNLYAQARARGKAAGIVRANSLDLETFKTEVHVPPGSNIEFELHYQELMQRKLGFYEHSLYLQPGRLVPQFQADVYIYEPKGISKVETPDTLGEKFINAIKVTSSKDKAHIVFKPNLQQQKKCDNCTDSAIDGPFTVRYDVNRDDRIGELQVSDGHFVHFFAPSGLSPLPKNIVFVIDVSGSMWGVKMKQTVEAMKAILDDLTFDDHFSIVDFNHNVRCWSEDLVPGSSIQIADAKNYVQNIKPNGGTNINEALMRAVQMLVKASNQGLIDSRSVSMIILVSDGDPTVGEIKLSTIQKNVKRVMREEYSLFSLGIGFDVDYDFLERIAMENRGMAQRIYANHDAADQLRAFYSQVSSPLMRQITVQFPEDTVSDVTQNSFDKYFSGSEIVVAGKVLPSDSNTLTSFTTGTAARLDLTVHTESDLSELDQELAKQQHSFTGFAKQLWAYITVKQLISERSLATTAAKKRKITQRIMALAVEHQFVTPLTAMLVESEDGTERLLADFPKDPKHGCCSGIGGGGPASSNLAPVRVVYQPPPWVQMTTAATPSEAAKGPEEHAVPQQINLVDNDPHFIVHLRGSDTHVCFNIDSKVGHILNLVSDPGTGLVVNGQLIGAKRMKKGKQNTYFGTISVYYQPDGVSVTISTDSININDGTNNQTFTWGATADIAQDGVRISIVRNSHVNVVINNNIQVMVLLHRVWKKNPISVDFLGIYIPNDNQYSPLAHGLIGQFNRDPELNVYDMHQGVDPLKPEATMEVKGNTLQVTRGWQKDYRLDNKRGSNIYCWFVHNSGKGFIDGHYTDYIVPNLNSFLHTH; this is encoded by the exons ATGAggcgtctgctgctgctggttctgGGGCTCGTGCTGCTCCATGAGGGCCGCTGTTTTGAGTTTGTGATAGATGGGGAATGGGAGAACGAGGCG ACGCACGTTCACGACCGTCAGGAGAGACACAAG agagcGATATTGACCAGCGAGGAGCAGGAAGACTTTGAG GCCATCCGTGGAGATGACATCACCGTCAAGAGCTACAAGGTGGAGAGCCGCATCACGTCGCGGTTTGCTCACACAACCGTCAGGAGCTCCGTGGTCAACTCGGGCTCCAAAGCTCAGAGCATCGGCTTCAACGTCCAGATCCCCAAACGAGCTTTCATCACCAACTTCACCAT GAATGTGAACGGGATCACATTCGTGGGCTCAGTTAAAGAGAAAACAGTGGCGAGGAACCTTTACGCCCAGGCCAGAGCCAGAGGCAAGGCAGCAGGGATCGTCAG GGCGAACTCCCTGGACCTCGAGACCTTTAAGACAGAAGTCCACGTTCCTCCTGGCAGTAACATCGAGTTCGAGCTCCACTACCAGGAGCTGATGCAAAGGAAGCTGGGCTTCTACGAGCACTCGCTGTACCTGCAGCCCGGGAGGCTTGTGCCACAGTTCCAG GCGGATGTGTACATCTATGAGCCGAAGGGAATCTCAAAGGTAGAAACACCTGACACCCTTGGAGAGAAATTTATCAACGCGATCAAAGTTACATCTTCCAAAGACAAG GCTCATATTGTCTTCAAGccaaacctgcagcagcagaagaagtgtGACAACTGCACTGATAGCGCGATAGATGGACCCTTTACCGTGAGGTATGATGTCAACAGAGACGACAGAATCGGGGAATTACAG GTCTCTGACGGACACTTTGTCCACTTCTTCGCTCCAAGCGGCCTCTCACCTCTTCCTAAAAACATCGTGTTCGTCATCGACGTCAGTGGATCCATGTGGGGGGTCAAGATGAAGCAG ACAGTGGAGGCCATGAAGGCCATTTTGGACGACCTGACCTTCGATGATCACTTCAGCATTGTTGACTTTAACCACAATGTGCGCTGCTGGAGCGAAGATCTGGTGCCTGGGTCCTCCATCCAGATCGCAGACGCCAAGAACTACGTCCAAAACATCAAACCCAACGGAG GCACCAACATCAACGAGGCTCTGATGAGAGCGGTTCAGATGCTGGTGAAAGCGTCCAATCAGGGACTAATCGACTCTCGATCGGTCTCTATGATCATTCTGGTGTCTGATGGAGACCCGACTGTGG GTGAGATTAAGTTGAGCACCATCCAGAAGAACGTGAAGCGGGTGATGAGGGAGGAGTACTCGCTCTTCTCTTTGGGCATCGGCTTCGACGTGGACTACGACTTCCTGGAACGTATCGCGATGGAGAACAGGGGCATGGCTCAGAGGATCTACGCTAACCATGATGCTGCAGACCAGCTACGG gcatTTTACAGCCAagtgtcctctcctctgatgaGACAAATCACAGTTCAGTTCCCAGAAGACACCGTGTCAGACGTCACCCAGAACAGCTTCGATAAATACTTCAGCGGATCAGAGATCGTGGTGGCCGGAAAGGTGCTGCCGTCAGACAGCAACACCCTGACCAGCTTCACCACCGGGACTGCT GCCCGACTTGACCTCACCGTGCATACTGAGTCCGACCTCTCCGAGCTGGACCAGGAGCTCGCCAAGCAGCAGCACTCGTTCACAGGCTTCGCTAAGCAGCTGTGGGCTTACATCACCGTCAAACAGCTGATCTCTGAGAG GTCTCTGGCTACCACTGCCGCCAAGAAAAGGAAGATCACGCAGCGGATCATGGCGCTGGCTGTGGAGCATCAGTTCGTCACTCCTCTCACGGCTATGCTGGTGGAAAGCGAGGACGGCACAGAGAGGCTGCTGGCTGACTTCCCCAAAGACCCGAAACACGGCTGCTGCTCAG GAATAGGAGGAGGTGGCCCAGCGTCCTCTAATCTGGCTCCGGTCCGGGTCGTGTACCAGCCTCCACCCTGGGTCCAGATGACGACTGCAGCGACCCCAAGTGAGGCCGCCAAGGGTCCCGAGGAGCACGCCGTGCCCCAACAGATCAACTTAG TGGACAACGACCCTCACTTCATCGTTCACCTGCGCGGAAGTGACACACACGTCTGCTTCAACATCGACTCCAAAGTGGGACACATCCTCAACCTTGTTTCTGACCCTGGAACAG GTTTGGTGGTGAACGGTCAGCTGATTGGCGCAAAGCGGATGAAGAAAGGCAAACAGAACACATACTTCGGCACCATCTCAGTCTACTACCAGCCTGACGGAGTCAGTGTGACCATCAGCACCGACAGCATCAACATTAACGACGGCACGAACAACCAAACCTTCACGTGGGGGGCCACGGCTGACATCGCGCAGGACGG tgtgaggATTTCCATCGTAAGGAACTCTCATGTCAACGTCGTTATAAATAATAACATCCAGGTGATGGTGTTACTTCACCGCGTGTGGAAGAAAAACCCGATCAGTGTAGACTTCCTCGGTATCTACATTCCCAATGACAACCAGTACTCCCCTCTGGCCCACGGACTCATAG GTCAGTTCAACAGGGATCCTGAGCTGAATGTGTATGACATGCACCAAGGAGTGGACCCTCTGAAGCCAGAGGCCACCATGGAGGTGAAGGGGAACACGCTGCAGGTCACCAG aggctGGCAGAAAGACTACAGGCTGGATAACAAGCGCGGCTCCAACATCTACTGCTGGTTCGTTCACAACAGCGGGAAGGGCTTCATCGACGGCCACTACACCGACTACATCGTGCCCAACCTCAACAGCTTCCTGCACACGCACTGA
- the atp5f1c gene encoding ATP synthase subunit gamma, mitochondrial isoform X2, with translation MFARTSALVFSPQCGQVRNMATLKDITIRLKSIKNIQKITKSMKMVAAAKYARAERQLKPARVYGTGALSLYEKAEINVPEEKAAKHLLIGVTSDRGLCGAIHSNVAKAIKSEIAILTGAGKEVMVVNVGDKLRGILHRTHGSHIMLNCKEMGRKPPSFADASIVATELLNSGYEFDKGSVIFNRFRSVISYKTDRKPLYSDESVANAESMGVYDDIDADVLRNYQEFAMVNIIYLAMRESSTSEQSARMTAMDSASKNASEMIDKLTLTFNRTRQAVITKELIEIISGAAAL, from the exons ATGTTCGCCAGGACCAGCGCGTTGGTGTTCTCCCCACAATG tgGGCAGGTCAGGAACATGGCCACCTTGAAGGACA tCACCATCCGGCTGAAGTCCATCAAGAACATCCAAAAAATCACCAAATCCATGAAGATGGTGGCCGCTGCCAAGTACGCCCGTGCTGAGAGGCAGCTGAAGCCCGCCAGAGTCTACGGCACCGGCGCTCTCT ctctgtacGAGAAGGCCGAGATCAATGTCCCGGAGGAAAAAGCCGCCAAGCACCTGCTCATCGGCGTGACTTCTGACCGTGGACTCTGTGGAGCCATCCACTCCAACGTCGCCAAGGCCATCAAGAGCGAGATCGCCATTCTGACCGGAGCCGGGAAGGAAGTAATGGTGGTCAATGTGGGGGACAAGCTGAGAGGTATACTGCACAG AACTCATGGAAGCCACATCATGCTGAACTGTAAGGAGATGGGCCGTAAGCCCCCGAGCTTCGCCGACGCCTCAATCGTCGCCACCGAGCTGCTGAACTCCGGATACGAGTTCGACAAGGGATCCGTCATCTTCAACAGATTCAG GTCCGTGATCTCATACAAGACTGACAGGAAGCCTCTGTACTCCGACGAGTCCGTCGCTAACGCAG AGAGCATGGGCGTGTACGATGACATCGATGCTGATGTGCTGAGGAACTACCAGGAGTTCGCCATGGTCAACATCATCTATCTGGCTATGAGGGAGTCCTCCACCAGCGAGCAGAGCGCCAGGATGACCGCCATGGACAGCGCCAGCAAGAATGCCT ctgagaTGATTGACAAGCTGACCCTCACTTTCAACCGTACCAGACAGGCCGTCATCACCAAGGAGCTCATTGAGATCATCTCCGGAGCCGCCGCTCTGtaa